From Triticum aestivum cultivar Chinese Spring chromosome 4A, IWGSC CS RefSeq v2.1, whole genome shotgun sequence, a single genomic window includes:
- the LOC123084156 gene encoding BTB/POZ domain-containing protein At2g46260-like, with product MAGTPILTVKALHINSAILAARSPFFLKLFSNGMKESDDQTHPRIRIANSEEIALMELLSYMYSGKLTITEPTLVLDILMAADKFEVISCMRRCSQLLTSLPMTTESALLYIDHPCSTLMVAEVQHVIDVAKEFLANKYKNFHKFRRELMNFPLAGIEAILSSTDLQVASEDCIYKFMILSCRLLPLVRFSYMTRPSLEDILTCTDDDIDHEQVAKRIAKALLQKAGPKQMEGALAADITTCWQFTERAYKFKPVKLVAFDRPCPQVIVYLDLTREECSRLFLSGAVRSRGFQLAGWDGNMQLNPVCTMDEQSKVCTFGLCLMGLGSTDLTVDIEFAARIRSSGKFESKYRCKGTFTRHLLEQCDDLFGVPWSTFIADDNLFIDGVLHLRADLAAVQQRQLHA from the exons ATGGCAGGTACACCAATTTTAACTGTAAAGGCCCTTCATATCAATTCAGCGATTCTTGCTGCAAGAAGTCCTTTCTTTCTAAAG CTTTTCTCGAATGGCATGAAAGAATCTGATGATCAGACCCATCCAAGGATTAGGATTGCCAATTCAG AGGAAATTGCCCTTATGGAACTTTTAAGCTATATGTACAGTGGGAAGTTGACAATAACTGAGCCCACTCTTGTGCTCGACATCTTGATGGCTGCAGACAAGTTTGAGGTTATCTCTTGCATGAGGCGTTGCAGTCAGCTGCTCACAAGCTTGCCTATGACCACAGAATCTGCACTACTCTACATAGACCACCCTTGCTCGACTTTAATGGTTGCTGAGGTCCAGCATGTGATTGATGTTGCCAAGGAATTCCTTGCCAACAAGTACAAGAATTTTCATAA GTTCAGACGTGAATTGATGAACTTCCCTCTTGCTGGGATTGAAGCCATCTTGTCAAGTACCGACCTACAAGTAGCATCTGAAGATTGCATATATAAATTTATGATCTTGAGTTGTCGTTTACTTCCGCTGGTCCGCTTCAGTTATATGACACGTCCGTCACTTGAGGATATCCTAACATGCACTGATGATGATATAGACCATGAGCAAGTAGCTAAGCGTATTGCCAAGGCACTTCTACAAAAGGCTGGCCCAAAACAGATGGAAGGTGCTCTTGCAGCAGACATAACAACCTGTTGGCAATTTACTGAACGAGCTTACAAGTTCAAACCTGTGAAATTGGTTGCTTTTGATCGACCCTGCCCACAGGTTATTGTTTACCTGGATCTAACACGCGAGGAGTGCTCCCGACTCTTCCTGTCTGGAGCTGTACGGTCGCGTGGCTTCCAGCTTGCAGGGTGGGATGGGAACATGCAACTCAACCCAGTCTGTACAATGGATGAGCAGAGTAAGGTGTGCACCTTTGGCCTCTGCTTAATGGGATTGGGTTCAACAGATTTGACAGTAGATATTGAATTTGCTGCAAGGATAAGATCGTCGGGAAAATTTGAGAGCAAGTACAGGTGTAAGGGCACCTTCACCCGTCATTTGTTGGAACAATGCGATGATCTTTTTGGCGTTCCATGGTCAACGTTCATTGCCGATGACAACCTCTTCATCGATGGTGTGCTGCATCTGAGAGCTGATTTGGCGGCGGTCCAGCAGCGGCAGTTACATGCTTGA